From the genome of Burkholderia cepacia ATCC 25416:
GGCGCCGACCTCAAACGCCCGCGGGCCGATCGCCGGCCCGAGGTAAGCATGAAGCGCGTCCGTCGCACCGCCCGCGAGTGCCGCGACCCGTGCCGCCGTCTGTTCGACGATGCCGGCCGCCAGGCCGCGCCAGCCCGCATGCGCGGCGCCGACGGCGCGGCCCTGCGTGTCGCACAGCAGCACGGGCAGGCAATCCGCGACCATCACGACACAGACGGCGCCGGCACGGTCGGTGACACTCGCGTCGGCCTGCACCGGCGCGAGCGCCGCGGGTGCCGCCGCGATCACCTCGTCCGCGCGCACGATCTGCGCGCCGTGAACCTGCTCGAGCCAAGCGGCGCTCGACTGGCCAGCCAGCGCGAGCAGGCGCGCGCGATTCCCGGCGACATGAGCCGGATCGTCACCGGTGTGCAGGCCGAGATTCATCCCGCCCGGCAGAGCTTCCGCGCCCTGCCAGCGCCCATACGGGCCTTCGCTCACCCCGCCGTCGCGCGTCGTGATCAGCGCGCGCACGCGCGGCGACACCTGCCAGTCGGGCTGTACGCAGTCCTGCCACGTCAACGGCGCCAGGTTCGTCATCGGCACTCACTCCTCCTCGTCGTCCAGGTACGGCTCATCGTCGTGATACTCGCCGCCGAAATCGTCATCGTCGTAGACACCGTCATCGTCGTCGAATTCCTCGTCGCCCTGCCCGAAGCCGAGCGCCGCGACGAGGGCGTTCATGTCGTCCGGCAGCGGGCAGCGCCACTGCATCGCCTTGCCCGTGACCGGGTGCACGAGACCGAGCCGCCATGCATGCAGCGCCTGTCGCGCGAAACCGTCCGGCAATGGCGCGACCGAGCGCTTGCCGCGCGCGCGCCCGTACACGGGGTCACCGAGCAGCGGGTGCCCGGCGTGCGCGCAGTGCACGCGGATCTGGTGCGTGCGGCCGGTCTCGAGATCGCACTGGATTGCCGAAACCGGCTGACGTTGCCACAGGCATGTGTCAACCGTGCGGAAATGCGTGCGCGCGGGCTTGCCCGACGCGCCGGTGACGACGGCCATGCGCGTGCGTTCGCGCGGATCGCGGCCGATCGGCGCATCGATCGTGCCCTCCTCGGGCATCGTGCCCCACACGAGCGCGAAATAGCGGCGCTTCACCGTGCGGGCCTGCAACTGGCGCACGAGGTCCGTCTGCGCGGCCAGCGTACGCGCCACCACCATCAGGCCCGACGTCTCCTTGTCGAGCCGGTGGACGATCCCCGCGCGCGGCAGGCCGGCCGCCGCGTCGCCATAGCGATGCAGCAGCCCGTTGAGGATCGTGCCGCTCCAGTTGCCGGCGGCCGGATGCACGACGAGGCCGGCCGGCTTGTTGATGACGACGAGCGCGTCGTCCTCGTAGATCACGTCGAGCGGCACCGGTTCCGGCGTAAAGGCGAGCTGCTCGGGGAGCAGGTCCGGCACGAGCTCGATCTTGGCGCCGAGCGGCACCGGCTGGCGGATCTTCGCCGGCGCGCCGTCGACGAGCACGCGCTGCGCCTCGATCCAGCTCTGCAGGCGGCTGCGCGAGAATTCAGGGAACAGTTGGGCGAGCGCCTTGTCGAGGCGCTCACCCGCGAGCGACAGCGGCACTTCGACGACGCGCGGCGCGTCGTCGGCCGCCGCGGACGGCACGACGGGCGCCTGCATGGCGTCGCCGGCCAGATCGTCATCGAGGGAATCCCCCGACGCAGCGTCGGCGGGCCGATCGCTTGGGCTATAATCTTCGCGATTTGGTGTGCCCGGCTGGGCATTCTGCGAACTTGAACGGGTCATTTAGACTGGGTCACCGAGACTTGAAGCTAGGACATGCGAGCATGATGAATTCGACCAAACGCACGGCCAGAACCGTCGCCGCCCGGGCTGCGGCGGTAGCGGCCGCGGCCCTCATCGCCGGCTGCCACGGCTTGCCGCAGAAGCAGGACGAGACGGCTACCTGGTCGAACAACAAATTATACTCAGAGGCCCAGGACGCACTGTCCGGCGGCGACTGGGGCAAGTGCGCGAAATATTTCGAATCGCTGCAAGGTCGCGATCCGTTCGGCCACTTCGCACAACAGGCGCAGATCAACGTTGCGTACTGCAACTGGAAGGACAACGAAGCGGCCGCCGCCGACCAGGCCGTCGATCGCTTCATCCAGCTCCACCCGGATCATCCAGATATCCCTTACGCGTACTACCTGAAGGGGATGATCCACTTCAACGACGATCTCGGCCTGTTCGGCCGGTTCTCCGGCCAGGACATGAGCGAGCGCGATCCGCAGGCACTGCGTGAATCGTACGATGCGTTCAAGGTCGTCGTCGACCGCTTCCCGAAGAGCAAGTACGCGCCCGACGCCGCCGCGCGGATGCGCTACATCGTCAACGCGCTCGCGTCGCACGAAGTGCACGCGGCCGACTACTACTACCGGCGTGGCGCCTACGTCGCGGCCATCAACCGTGCGCAGCTCGCGATCAAGGACTACAAGGGCGCCCCGGCGATCGAGGACGCGCTGCACATCATGATCCTGTCGTACGGCAAGCTGAACCAGCCGCAACTCGCCGAGGACACGAAGCGCGTGCTCGCAGGCACGTTCCCCGACAGCCCGTACGTCACGGGCCACTCGCGCCCCGGCGCGAAGAAGTCGTGGTGGCAGTTCTGACGAAAGCACCATGCAGCGCCCGCTGCGCGAACAAAAAACCCGGCCATCGAGCCGGGTTTTTTATTGGCGCAGCGCTCAGGCAGCGTCGGTGCGAGCGCGCGTCGTCACGTGCGCTTTGCGGAACGGTGCTCGTCGAAGAAGTCCTGGACGACCGCGATCTCGCGAGTCCGCTTGAACGGCGGCAGGCTCTGCCAGATCCGGCGCCCGTAGGGCTTGTCGACGAGCCGCGTGTCGCAGATCATCAGCACGCCGCGATCCGTCTCCGCGCGAATCAGCCGGCCCGCGCCCTGCTTCAGCGTGATCACGGCCTGCGGCAACTGGTGCACGGCGAACGGGCTCAGCCCCTTCTTCGTCAGCGCATCGAGGCGCGCGGCGAGCACCGGATCGTCCGGCGGCGCGAACGGCAGCTTGTCGATCACGACGAGCGACAGCGCATCACCGCGTACGTCGACGCCTTCCCAGAAACTCTGGCTGCCGACCAGGATCGCATTGCCGTATGCACGGAAACGATCGAGCAGTTCGGTACGGCTCGCATCGC
Proteins encoded in this window:
- the pgeF gene encoding peptidoglycan editing factor PgeF, encoding MTNLAPLTWQDCVQPDWQVSPRVRALITTRDGGVSEGPYGRWQGAEALPGGMNLGLHTGDDPAHVAGNRARLLALAGQSSAAWLEQVHGAQIVRADEVIAAAPAALAPVQADASVTDRAGAVCVVMVADCLPVLLCDTQGRAVGAAHAGWRGLAAGIVEQTAARVAALAGGATDALHAYLGPAIGPRAFEVGADVRDAFLDTAPQSEHDETRLAFVAIDGAPGKFLADLYALARLRLARAGVAHVSGGTACTVTEQARFYSYRRDRVTGRMAAAIWLAD
- a CDS encoding outer membrane protein assembly factor BamD, with the translated sequence MMNSTKRTARTVAARAAAVAAAALIAGCHGLPQKQDETATWSNNKLYSEAQDALSGGDWGKCAKYFESLQGRDPFGHFAQQAQINVAYCNWKDNEAAAADQAVDRFIQLHPDHPDIPYAYYLKGMIHFNDDLGLFGRFSGQDMSERDPQALRESYDAFKVVVDRFPKSKYAPDAAARMRYIVNALASHEVHAADYYYRRGAYVAAINRAQLAIKDYKGAPAIEDALHIMILSYGKLNQPQLAEDTKRVLAGTFPDSPYVTGHSRPGAKKSWWQF
- a CDS encoding RluA family pseudouridine synthase, producing MTRSSSQNAQPGTPNREDYSPSDRPADAASGDSLDDDLAGDAMQAPVVPSAAADDAPRVVEVPLSLAGERLDKALAQLFPEFSRSRLQSWIEAQRVLVDGAPAKIRQPVPLGAKIELVPDLLPEQLAFTPEPVPLDVIYEDDALVVINKPAGLVVHPAAGNWSGTILNGLLHRYGDAAAGLPRAGIVHRLDKETSGLMVVARTLAAQTDLVRQLQARTVKRRYFALVWGTMPEEGTIDAPIGRDPRERTRMAVVTGASGKPARTHFRTVDTCLWQRQPVSAIQCDLETGRTHQIRVHCAHAGHPLLGDPVYGRARGKRSVAPLPDGFARQALHAWRLGLVHPVTGKAMQWRCPLPDDMNALVAALGFGQGDEEFDDDDGVYDDDDFGGEYHDDEPYLDDEEE